One stretch of Astatotilapia calliptera chromosome 3, fAstCal1.2, whole genome shotgun sequence DNA includes these proteins:
- the bcl6b gene encoding B-cell CLL/lymphoma 6 member B protein isoform X2: protein MSTMEALEGYQADRGQSMRAAAPAEGYVKEFTRHSNDVLLNLNELRHRSILTDTTLIVGNVHLQAHCAVLVACSGFFYSLYSRRALLQGRGGSGEQLMTVSLPTTLDPSSVSLLLDFMYTSRLPLTPSIVSGVLAVAVYLQMDHVAETCRDFMQLHCMENRTVRHLQLELDSRVSVPSVSPKGGDLPTQGPLRLLPTAAATRVPVVTGGSLKPGAFPSCQPRSTELKGDPESPLMASPTLSPSSPTRSSCQPSSPAASETCNKNLVSDAKATPDPKACNWKKYKYIVLNPLCAASAVKVEEMEEPQNQASPTDDSTPKAPTEAWSGEVPGQIDRQGQASCYEGSGRAPPLRPSPSEDHPTVPTSNKEGHAAHLNHHQVKRESYYTPYSYSGSLQGPKPACSSDKPYRCNVCAAQFNRPANLKTHSRIHSGEKPYRCDTCGARFVQVAHLRAHVLIHTGEKPYPCNTCGTRFRHLQTLKSHLRIHTGEKPYSCEKCDLHFRHKSQLRLHLRQKHGAVTNTKIRYKVLTEPYQPILQAC from the exons ATGAGCACGATGGAAGCTCTGGAGGGATATCAGGCCGACAGAGGGCAGAGCATGAGGGCTGCGGCCCCAGCTGAAGGATATGTGAAGGAGTTCACTCGCCACTCCAATGATGTGCTGCTGAACCTGAATGAACTCCGACATCGGagcatcctgactgacaccacCCTGATCGTTGGCAACGTGCACCTGCAGGCACACTGTGCTGTGCTCGTGGCCTGCAG TGGTTTCTTCTACTCGCTGTATTCACGCCGTGCATTGCTACAGGGGCGTGGTGGGAGCGGGGAGCAGCTCATGACTGTGTCTCTCCCCACCACACTGGACCCCTCTAGCGTCTCCCTGCTGCTAGACTTCATGTACACCTCCCGCCTCCCTCTGACACCGAGCATTGTCTCCGGGGTGTTGGCTGTGGCTGTCTACCTGCAGATGGACCACGTGGCTGAGACCTGCCGGGATTTCATGCAGCTCCACTG CATGGAGAATAGGACAGTCAGACACCTCCAGTTGGAGCTGGACTCCAGGGTGTCCGTACCCTCTGTATCTCCCAAAGGAGGGGACTTGCCTACTCAAGGACCCCTGCGATTActgccaacagcagcagcaacccg ggtCCCTGTGGTGACTGGGGGCTCTCTCAAGCCAGGGGCTTTCCCCAGCTGTCAGCCCAGGTCAACAGAGCTGAAAGGAGACCCTGAGTCACCTCTCATGGCCAGCCCGACTTTGTCTCCAAGCAGCCCCACCCGCTCCAGCTGCCAACCAAGTTCTCCTGCTGCATCTGAGACCTGCAACAAAAACCTTGTG AGTGATGCCAAAGCCACACCAGACCCGAAGGCCTGCAACTGGAAGAAGTACAAGTACATTGTCCTCAACCCTCTCTGTGCTGCCAGTGCAGTGAAAGTCGAGGAGATGGAGGAACCCCAAAATCAAGCATCACCCACTGATGACTCAACACCAAAAGCACCAACAGAGGCGTGGTCTGGAGAAGTGCCCGGTCAGATTGATAG ACAGGGGCAGGCCTCCTGCTACGAGGGTTCTGGCCGAGCCCCTCCCCTCAGGCCATCACCCTCTGAGGACCACCCAACTGTGCCCACCTCTAACAAGGAGGGACATG CCGCCCATCTCAATCATCACCAAGTTAAGCGTGAAAGCTACTACACGCCCTATTCCTACTCTGGCAGCCTTCAAGGACCCAAACCTGCCTGCTCAA GTGACAAGCCATACCGCTGTAACGTGTGTGCAGCTCAGTTCAACCGACCAGCCAACCTGAAGACTCACTCCCGGATTCACTCCGGAGAGAAGCCTTACCGCTGTGACACCTGCGGGGCACGGTTTGTTCAG GTTGCCCACCTCAGGGCCCACGTGTTGATTCACACTGGGGAGAAGCCTTACCCCTGCAACACCTGCGGCACCCGCTTCCGCCACCTGCAGACGCTGAAGAGTCACCTGCGGATCCACACCGGAGAGAAGCCTTACAGC TGCGAGAAGTGTGACCTGCACTTCCGACACAAGAGCCAGCTGCGCCTGCACCTGCGCCAGAAGCACGGGGCCGTCACAAACACCAAGATCCGCTACAAAGTGCTGACTGAGCCCTACCAGCCTATCCTGCAGGCCTGCTGA
- the bcl6b gene encoding B-cell CLL/lymphoma 6 member B protein isoform X1, translating to MSTMEALEGYQADRGQSMRAAAPAEGYVKEFTRHSNDVLLNLNELRHRSILTDTTLIVGNVHLQAHCAVLVACSGFFYSLYSRRALLQGRGGSGEQLMTVSLPTTLDPSSVSLLLDFMYTSRLPLTPSIVSGVLAVAVYLQMDHVAETCRDFMQLHCMENRTVRHLQLELDSRVSVPSVSPKGGDLPTQGPLRLLPTAAATRVPVVTGGSLKPGAFPSCQPRSTELKGDPESPLMASPTLSPSSPTRSSCQPSSPAASETCNKNLVSDAKATPDPKACNWKKYKYIVLNPLCAASAVKVEEMEEPQNQASPTDDSTPKAPTEAWSGEVPGQIDRQGQASCYEGSGRAPPLRPSPSEDHPTVPTSNKEGHEAAHLNHHQVKRESYYTPYSYSGSLQGPKPACSSDKPYRCNVCAAQFNRPANLKTHSRIHSGEKPYRCDTCGARFVQVAHLRAHVLIHTGEKPYPCNTCGTRFRHLQTLKSHLRIHTGEKPYSCEKCDLHFRHKSQLRLHLRQKHGAVTNTKIRYKVLTEPYQPILQAC from the exons ATGAGCACGATGGAAGCTCTGGAGGGATATCAGGCCGACAGAGGGCAGAGCATGAGGGCTGCGGCCCCAGCTGAAGGATATGTGAAGGAGTTCACTCGCCACTCCAATGATGTGCTGCTGAACCTGAATGAACTCCGACATCGGagcatcctgactgacaccacCCTGATCGTTGGCAACGTGCACCTGCAGGCACACTGTGCTGTGCTCGTGGCCTGCAG TGGTTTCTTCTACTCGCTGTATTCACGCCGTGCATTGCTACAGGGGCGTGGTGGGAGCGGGGAGCAGCTCATGACTGTGTCTCTCCCCACCACACTGGACCCCTCTAGCGTCTCCCTGCTGCTAGACTTCATGTACACCTCCCGCCTCCCTCTGACACCGAGCATTGTCTCCGGGGTGTTGGCTGTGGCTGTCTACCTGCAGATGGACCACGTGGCTGAGACCTGCCGGGATTTCATGCAGCTCCACTG CATGGAGAATAGGACAGTCAGACACCTCCAGTTGGAGCTGGACTCCAGGGTGTCCGTACCCTCTGTATCTCCCAAAGGAGGGGACTTGCCTACTCAAGGACCCCTGCGATTActgccaacagcagcagcaacccg ggtCCCTGTGGTGACTGGGGGCTCTCTCAAGCCAGGGGCTTTCCCCAGCTGTCAGCCCAGGTCAACAGAGCTGAAAGGAGACCCTGAGTCACCTCTCATGGCCAGCCCGACTTTGTCTCCAAGCAGCCCCACCCGCTCCAGCTGCCAACCAAGTTCTCCTGCTGCATCTGAGACCTGCAACAAAAACCTTGTG AGTGATGCCAAAGCCACACCAGACCCGAAGGCCTGCAACTGGAAGAAGTACAAGTACATTGTCCTCAACCCTCTCTGTGCTGCCAGTGCAGTGAAAGTCGAGGAGATGGAGGAACCCCAAAATCAAGCATCACCCACTGATGACTCAACACCAAAAGCACCAACAGAGGCGTGGTCTGGAGAAGTGCCCGGTCAGATTGATAG ACAGGGGCAGGCCTCCTGCTACGAGGGTTCTGGCCGAGCCCCTCCCCTCAGGCCATCACCCTCTGAGGACCACCCAACTGTGCCCACCTCTAACAAGGAGGGACATG AAGCCGCCCATCTCAATCATCACCAAGTTAAGCGTGAAAGCTACTACACGCCCTATTCCTACTCTGGCAGCCTTCAAGGACCCAAACCTGCCTGCTCAA GTGACAAGCCATACCGCTGTAACGTGTGTGCAGCTCAGTTCAACCGACCAGCCAACCTGAAGACTCACTCCCGGATTCACTCCGGAGAGAAGCCTTACCGCTGTGACACCTGCGGGGCACGGTTTGTTCAG GTTGCCCACCTCAGGGCCCACGTGTTGATTCACACTGGGGAGAAGCCTTACCCCTGCAACACCTGCGGCACCCGCTTCCGCCACCTGCAGACGCTGAAGAGTCACCTGCGGATCCACACCGGAGAGAAGCCTTACAGC TGCGAGAAGTGTGACCTGCACTTCCGACACAAGAGCCAGCTGCGCCTGCACCTGCGCCAGAAGCACGGGGCCGTCACAAACACCAAGATCCGCTACAAAGTGCTGACTGAGCCCTACCAGCCTATCCTGCAGGCCTGCTGA